One candidate division WOR-3 bacterium DNA segment encodes these proteins:
- a CDS encoding Rnase Y domain-containing protein produces MTGIGLILAIGVPIVVGTFAAVFGYWVSKTASRKRLEQSEQEAARVLAAAQEQAAALRREAEAANRQEWERERLKFESETAATRRELAR; encoded by the coding sequence ATGACTGGCATCGGCTTGATTCTGGCAATCGGTGTTCCGATTGTCGTTGGTACTTTTGCAGCCGTGTTCGGCTACTGGGTGAGCAAGACCGCTAGCCGTAAGCGGCTGGAGCAGAGTGAGCAGGAGGCAGCCAGAGTTCTTGCCGCGGCGCAGGAGCAGGCGGCGGCGCTGCGGCGCGAGGCTGAGGCTGCAAACCGGCAGGAGTGGGAAAGAGAGCGTCTCAAGTTCGAGTCCGAGACCGCGGCGACAAGGCGCGAGCTGGCACGAAT